A window from Opitutia bacterium ISCC 52 encodes these proteins:
- a CDS encoding transposase, with the protein MARKLRVEYPGACYHVINRGNFQSNIFLSKGAAEAFERTLFQACERFGWKLSAFVIMSNHFHLAVETPEPNLSLGMKWLQGTWVMRNNRFRRRTGRPFQGRFKGILLEPEALAPVTSYIHLNPQRAGIESVEQMGEYRWSSLCWYLKKPRPGFLNMDAVLSAIGGIKDSKYAHKKYLNYLKFLAENEPERKALAFDELSKGWCYGSKEFKKEAILQIKEKGADLDQSGLLGIDSGNIQEAKELQWELMLKKLAREAGIEIPKLPDKKSAPDKVILASLMKARSSVSNGWLADRLEMGRPASVSQYVGRLELIKGKACKKKERILSRMKI; encoded by the coding sequence GTGGCACGGAAGCTGAGAGTAGAGTACCCTGGAGCGTGTTATCACGTTATCAACCGGGGTAATTTCCAATCCAACATCTTTTTATCCAAGGGTGCAGCAGAGGCGTTTGAAAGAACCTTGTTTCAAGCCTGCGAACGCTTTGGTTGGAAACTAAGTGCTTTTGTAATCATGAGCAACCACTTCCACTTAGCAGTGGAAACTCCGGAGCCGAATCTGAGCCTCGGTATGAAATGGCTGCAGGGTACTTGGGTGATGCGCAACAACCGGTTTCGGCGTCGGACCGGACGACCGTTTCAAGGCCGTTTTAAAGGGATCCTCCTCGAACCAGAAGCCCTTGCGCCTGTGACAAGCTATATTCATCTCAATCCTCAAAGAGCCGGTATTGAATCGGTTGAGCAGATGGGGGAATACCGATGGAGCAGTTTGTGCTGGTATCTTAAAAAGCCTCGGCCGGGATTTCTGAATATGGATGCCGTGTTGTCTGCCATTGGTGGTATCAAGGATAGCAAGTATGCTCATAAAAAATACCTCAATTACCTGAAGTTTCTGGCCGAAAACGAACCTGAGAGGAAGGCCTTGGCCTTTGATGAATTGAGTAAGGGGTGGTGTTACGGATCTAAAGAGTTTAAGAAAGAGGCAATTTTGCAAATCAAGGAAAAGGGTGCCGATCTGGACCAATCTGGATTGTTGGGAATAGACTCAGGGAACATTCAGGAAGCTAAAGAGCTGCAGTGGGAATTGATGCTAAAGAAATTGGCGAGGGAGGCTGGAATCGAAATCCCCAAGTTGCCTGATAAGAAGTCTGCTCCCGACAAAGTGATTTTGGCTAGTTTGATGAAGGCGCGGAGTTCAGTCAGCAATGGTTGGCTAGCCGATCGATTAGAGATGGGGCGACCGGCATCAGTGAGTCAGTATGTTGGACGGTTGGAGTTGATAAAAGGCAAGGCGTGTAAGAAAAAGGAAAGAATTCTGTCAAGAATGAAGATATGA
- a CDS encoding amidohydrolase family protein, with protein MLGQPGAGSSPRRKALTKARSYQDTTFDKPELRKLWQMASDHGLAVQIHMEPRYAPGFEPLIKEFKETRVIIDHLGRPFQ; from the coding sequence ATACTTGGCCAGCCCGGAGCAGGTTCCTCTCCCCGGAGGAAGGCTTTAACGAAGGCACGAAGTTATCAGGACACGACATTTGATAAACCAGAACTGCGCAAACTCTGGCAAATGGCCAGTGATCATGGACTGGCAGTCCAGATTCACATGGAACCAAGGTATGCTCCTGGATTTGAGCCGCTTATCAAAGAGTTCAAGGAGACAAGGGTGATCATCGACCATCTGGGTCGCCCCTTCCAGTGA